A window of the Vibrio ostreae genome harbors these coding sequences:
- a CDS encoding MurR/RpiR family transcriptional regulator, whose product MNTLEKIQKNLENFSKSERKVAEVIMASPQTAIHSSIATLAKMADVSEPTVNRFCRRLDTKGFPDFKLHLAQSLANGTPYVNRNVEEDDGPDAYTHKIFESTMACLDVAKNSLDPMQINRAVDLLTQAKRISFFGLGASSAVARDAQNKFIRFNIPITCFEDVVMQRMSCINCTDNDVIVLISHTGRTKSLVEVANLGRENGATVIAITAKDSPLDRASSLSICLDVPEDTDVYMPMASRVVQMTVIDVLATGFTLRRGSGFRENLKRVKEVLKDSRYDKLSSI is encoded by the coding sequence ATGAATACATTAGAAAAAATTCAAAAGAACCTGGAAAATTTTAGCAAGTCGGAACGTAAAGTAGCGGAAGTTATTATGGCTTCTCCGCAGACTGCCATTCATTCGAGCATAGCCACCCTTGCTAAGATGGCGGATGTCAGTGAGCCTACCGTTAACCGCTTCTGCCGTCGCCTGGACACCAAAGGCTTCCCCGATTTTAAATTGCATCTGGCTCAGAGCCTGGCAAACGGTACCCCTTATGTGAACCGTAACGTCGAGGAAGATGATGGTCCGGATGCATACACTCATAAAATCTTCGAATCGACTATGGCGTGTCTGGATGTGGCGAAAAACAGCCTGGATCCGATGCAGATTAACCGTGCCGTCGATTTGCTGACTCAGGCGAAACGTATCTCATTCTTTGGTCTTGGCGCCTCTTCTGCCGTGGCTCGTGATGCACAAAACAAGTTTATTCGCTTTAATATTCCGATTACCTGTTTTGAAGATGTGGTGATGCAACGTATGAGTTGTATTAACTGCACCGACAACGATGTGATCGTGCTGATTTCACACACTGGCCGGACCAAAAGCCTGGTTGAAGTGGCGAATCTGGGGCGTGAAAACGGCGCAACCGTGATTGCCATTACCGCCAAGGATTCACCATTAGACCGAGCCAGTTCGCTGTCTATCTGTCTCGATGTGCCGGAAGACACCGATGTGTATATGCCAATGGCAAGTCGCGTGGTGCAGATGACCGTTATCGATGTCCTGGCGACCGGGTTTACCCTGCGCCGCGGCTCTGGTTTCCGTGAAAACCTGAAACGAGTCAAAGAAGTGCTGAAAGATTCGCGCTACGACAAATTGTCCAGTATCTGA
- a CDS encoding GrxA family glutaredoxin encodes MFVVIFGRPGCPYCVRAKEHADTLKEKRDDFNYRYVDIHAEGITKADLEKTVGKPVETVPQIFIDQEHIGGCTEFEAYAKENLGLFD; translated from the coding sequence ATGTTCGTAGTGATTTTTGGTCGCCCTGGTTGCCCATATTGTGTTCGTGCGAAAGAGCACGCTGATACGCTGAAAGAGAAACGTGACGACTTCAACTACCGTTATGTTGATATCCACGCTGAAGGCATCACCAAAGCTGATCTGGAAAAAACCGTTGGTAAACCAGTAGAGACTGTGCCACAGATCTTCATCGACCAAGAGCACATCGGTGGTTGCACTGAGTTTGAAGCTTACGCAAAAGAAAACCTGGGTCTGTTCGACTAA
- the fabV gene encoding enoyl-ACP reductase FabV, translating into MIIKPKIRGFICTTTHPVGCEANVKEQIAYTKAQGPIKNAPKRVLVVGSSSGYGLSSRIAAAFGGGAATIGVFFEKPGTEKKPGTAGFYNAAAFDKLAHEEGLYAKSLNGDAFSNEAKQKAIELIKEDLGQIDLVVYSLASPVRKLPETGELVRSALKPIGETYTSTAVDTNKDVIIEASVEPATEQEIEDTITVMGGQDWELWMQALDDAGVLAEGCKTVAYSYIGTELTWPIYWDGALGRAKMDLDRASAALNDKLAAKGGTANVAVLKSVVTQASSAIPVMPLYIAMVFKKMREEGIHEGCMEQIYRMFSQRLYKDDASKPETDDKNRLRLDDWELREDVQQHCRDLWPQITTENLKELTDYEAYKEEFLQLFGFGIEGVDYDADVNPQVEFDVIDI; encoded by the coding sequence ATGATCATCAAACCTAAAATTCGCGGATTTATCTGTACAACAACGCACCCAGTGGGTTGTGAAGCTAATGTAAAAGAACAAATTGCTTACACTAAAGCACAAGGTCCAATCAAGAACGCGCCTAAGCGTGTGCTTGTTGTCGGCTCTTCAAGTGGTTATGGTTTGTCTTCACGTATCGCTGCGGCATTTGGCGGCGGTGCAGCCACCATCGGTGTGTTTTTTGAAAAACCAGGTACTGAGAAGAAGCCAGGCACAGCAGGTTTCTACAATGCAGCAGCTTTCGATAAGCTGGCGCATGAAGAAGGTCTGTATGCAAAAAGCCTGAACGGCGATGCGTTCTCGAACGAAGCTAAACAGAAAGCGATCGAACTGATTAAAGAAGATCTGGGTCAGATTGACCTGGTCGTCTACTCACTGGCATCGCCAGTACGTAAGCTGCCTGAAACTGGCGAGCTGGTACGTTCAGCACTGAAACCTATCGGCGAAACTTACACTTCTACTGCGGTTGACACCAACAAAGATGTCATCATCGAAGCAAGTGTAGAGCCGGCGACAGAGCAGGAAATCGAAGACACCATCACGGTAATGGGTGGTCAGGACTGGGAACTGTGGATGCAGGCCCTGGATGACGCTGGCGTACTGGCAGAAGGTTGCAAAACCGTTGCTTACAGCTACATCGGTACTGAACTGACTTGGCCAATCTACTGGGACGGCGCTCTGGGCCGTGCCAAAATGGACCTGGACCGTGCATCAGCCGCTCTGAACGATAAACTGGCAGCGAAAGGCGGCACGGCAAACGTGGCAGTGCTTAAGTCAGTTGTGACTCAGGCAAGTTCGGCAATTCCTGTGATGCCACTGTACATCGCGATGGTATTCAAGAAAATGCGTGAAGAAGGCATCCATGAAGGTTGTATGGAGCAGATCTACCGCATGTTCAGCCAGCGTCTGTACAAAGACGACGCCAGCAAACCAGAAACAGACGACAAGAACCGTCTGCGCCTGGATGACTGGGAACTGCGTGAAGACGTTCAGCAACACTGTCGTGATTTGTGGCCACAGATTACGACAGAGAATCTGAAAGAGCTGACCGATTACGAAGCATATAAAGAAGAGTTCCTGCAACTGTTCGGTTTCGGTATCGAAGGCGTTGATTACGATGCTGACGTAAACCCACAGGTTGAATTCGACGTTATCGATATCTAA
- a CDS encoding acyl-CoA dehydrogenase yields the protein MCSLRRKWISDPAFKLFRQVLPPLSETEKEAMEAGSVWWDGELFSGKPDFKKLHHYPKPTLSEEEQSFMDNELETLLAMLDDHKIIKQDRDLPPEVWQYLRKERFFSLIIAKKFGGRQFSALANSTIVSRIATRSISTAVTVMVPNSLGPGELLSHYGTQEQKDYWLPRLADGTDIPCFALTGPEAGSDAGGIPDQGIVCYGKHEGKEVLGVRLNWNKRYITLAPVATVLGLAFKMYDPDNLLGDKQDIGITCALIPADHDGVEIGERHDPIGLAFMNGPTRGQDVFIPMEWLIGGVDYAGKGWRMLVECLSAGRGISLPALGTAIGHLTSRTTGAYAYVRKQFGMPIGKFEGVEEALGRIGGLTYLLEATRTLTTTSLDMKEKPGIVTAIAKYHMTEIGRSILNDAMDIHAGRAIQDGPMNYLATHYLGIPVAITVEGANILTRNLMIFGQGATRCHPYVLQEMAAAANPDQEQGAKEFDKLLFKHIGHAARNTFGALGAALTGSRFIRADMSGETKHYYRHMTRLSRALAVSADFAMLTLGGELKRKEMISARLGDGLSYLYMASAVLKRYEDEGRQQADLNYVHFAMQYCLHHAAKSLNDAYRNYPIKSVGRVMKGLLFPLGNHFQPPGDELTTQIAQSLMTPGAHRDRLTHLCYIGADPDDSVGLMERAFLQLYGVQGLERKLNKGVKEGKVARKGPLTERLQQALDAGVLSQDEVDAIVAADKLRYQAIQVDHFSHDLSEVLTHTSGKLKLNHVA from the coding sequence ATGTGCTCTCTACGAAGAAAATGGATAAGCGACCCCGCATTCAAACTGTTCAGGCAAGTGCTGCCACCGCTCTCTGAAACAGAGAAAGAGGCGATGGAAGCCGGTAGTGTCTGGTGGGACGGGGAATTGTTTTCTGGTAAACCAGATTTCAAAAAGCTGCACCATTATCCCAAGCCAACCCTGAGTGAAGAAGAGCAGTCGTTCATGGACAATGAACTCGAAACACTGCTTGCTATGCTTGATGACCATAAAATCATCAAACAGGACCGCGATTTACCGCCGGAGGTATGGCAGTATCTGCGTAAAGAGCGCTTCTTCTCACTGATTATTGCCAAGAAATTCGGTGGTCGTCAGTTTTCTGCATTGGCTAACTCGACCATAGTGTCGCGTATCGCCACCAGAAGTATCAGTACCGCGGTGACTGTGATGGTGCCGAACTCACTCGGCCCGGGTGAGCTGCTGTCGCACTATGGTACTCAGGAGCAAAAAGATTACTGGTTACCGCGCCTGGCAGACGGTACTGATATTCCCTGCTTTGCACTGACCGGGCCGGAAGCAGGCTCAGACGCAGGCGGTATTCCCGACCAGGGCATCGTGTGTTACGGCAAGCATGAAGGTAAAGAGGTACTGGGTGTGCGTCTTAACTGGAATAAGCGTTACATCACGTTGGCACCAGTGGCAACTGTGCTGGGGCTGGCATTTAAGATGTACGACCCGGACAACCTGCTGGGTGATAAACAAGATATTGGCATTACCTGTGCGTTGATTCCTGCGGATCATGACGGGGTCGAAATTGGCGAACGTCACGACCCGATTGGCTTGGCGTTTATGAACGGCCCGACGCGTGGTCAGGATGTGTTTATTCCGATGGAGTGGTTGATTGGTGGAGTTGACTACGCCGGTAAAGGCTGGCGTATGCTGGTGGAATGTTTATCGGCCGGGCGCGGTATTTCACTGCCGGCGCTGGGCACCGCGATTGGTCACCTGACTTCGCGCACTACCGGTGCTTATGCTTATGTGCGTAAGCAGTTTGGCATGCCGATCGGTAAGTTTGAAGGGGTTGAAGAGGCGCTGGGGCGTATCGGCGGCCTGACTTACCTGCTGGAAGCCACCCGTACTTTGACGACCACGTCGCTGGACATGAAAGAAAAGCCCGGCATCGTGACCGCGATTGCCAAGTATCATATGACTGAGATTGGCCGCAGCATTCTGAACGATGCGATGGACATCCATGCCGGCCGCGCGATTCAGGACGGCCCGATGAACTATCTCGCGACGCACTACCTGGGCATACCGGTTGCAATTACTGTGGAAGGGGCCAATATCCTGACCCGCAACCTAATGATTTTCGGTCAGGGTGCGACGCGTTGCCACCCGTATGTGCTGCAAGAGATGGCTGCCGCTGCCAATCCTGATCAGGAGCAGGGAGCGAAAGAGTTCGATAAGCTGCTGTTTAAACATATTGGCCATGCGGCCAGAAACACCTTTGGGGCGCTGGGCGCCGCTTTGACCGGCTCACGTTTCATCCGTGCCGATATGAGTGGCGAAACCAAGCACTATTACCGTCACATGACACGCCTGAGCCGGGCTCTGGCCGTTAGTGCTGATTTTGCCATGCTGACCCTGGGCGGTGAACTGAAACGCAAAGAGATGATTTCGGCCCGTTTGGGCGATGGCCTGAGTTACTTGTATATGGCATCGGCGGTACTGAAACGTTATGAAGATGAAGGACGGCAGCAGGCGGATCTGAACTATGTCCATTTTGCGATGCAATACTGTTTGCACCATGCGGCGAAGTCACTCAATGATGCTTACCGTAATTATCCAATCAAGTCGGTTGGTCGGGTGATGAAGGGGCTGCTGTTCCCGCTCGGTAATCACTTCCAGCCACCGGGTGATGAGTTGACGACTCAAATCGCGCAGAGCCTGATGACGCCGGGAGCGCATCGCGATCGTCTGACCCATTTGTGTTATATCGGAGCAGATCCTGATGACAGCGTTGGTTTGATGGAACGGGCATTTTTGCAGCTCTATGGCGTGCAGGGGCTGGAACGTAAGCTCAACAAGGGCGTGAAAGAGGGCAAAGTGGCCCGCAAAGGCCCGCTCACTGAACGATTGCAGCAGGCCCTTGACGCGGGCGTGCTGAGTCAGGATGAAGTGGATGCGATTGTCGCTGCCGATAAACTGCGTTATCAAGCCATTCAGGTCGATCACTTCAGTCATGACCTGTCCGAGGTTTTGACCCACACCAGTGGTAAGCTTAAGCTTAATCACGTGGCCTGA
- a CDS encoding TetR/AcrR family transcriptional regulator, with translation MAPRSSTKEKILDVAEGLFAEHGFNDTSLRTITSKANVNLASVNYHFGDKKTLVRAVLNRYLEAFMPAVKDALITLNLRDEYKMADVFESLRSPLRALNELRPNGTSRFMLLIGRGYTDVQGHLRWFITTRYDDVLTLFTQSVLKANPQLTRETLFWRLHFTLGTCVFTMASSQALTEIAENDFGTQVDAKVMVDQIIPYLAAGMAAG, from the coding sequence ATGGCACCAAGAAGTAGTACCAAGGAAAAAATACTCGATGTAGCGGAAGGCCTGTTTGCTGAGCACGGCTTTAATGATACGTCGCTACGAACGATAACCAGCAAGGCCAACGTGAATCTGGCTTCGGTCAATTATCACTTTGGGGATAAGAAAACGTTGGTGCGGGCAGTACTGAACCGTTATCTGGAAGCGTTTATGCCGGCCGTCAAGGATGCACTGATCACGCTCAATCTGCGCGATGAGTATAAGATGGCGGATGTATTTGAGTCGCTGCGCAGTCCGCTCCGGGCGCTGAACGAGTTACGTCCGAATGGTACCAGCCGTTTTATGCTGCTGATTGGACGCGGTTACACCGATGTGCAAGGCCATTTACGCTGGTTTATCACTACCCGTTATGACGACGTACTCACACTGTTTACCCAGTCGGTGTTAAAAGCCAATCCGCAGTTGACCCGTGAAACCCTGTTCTGGCGGCTACATTTCACTCTGGGGACCTGTGTATTTACGATGGCATCGAGTCAGGCGCTGACTGAGATTGCCGAGAATGATTTTGGTACTCAGGTCGATGCCAAGGTGATGGTCGACCAGATTATTCCGTATCTTGCGGCTGGTATGGCGGCCGGATAA
- a CDS encoding 1-aminocyclopropane-1-carboxylate deaminase/D-cysteine desulfhydrase has protein sequence MKLADSPVTVHQFDEFPFYLKRDDQLHAQFSGNKARKFMPLLDQALPNIQTLICYGSAQANSLYSLAALANLRGWQLEFYVDHVPGWLKQNPNGNYRAALALGAQIIETRTLSDLPPKQYIDQYRHPDSHCLMLEEGGRSPIAKQGVTALANELINWIARQPDQPWRVALPSGTGTTALYLHQTLAPHGIEVVTCPCVGDQDYLLEQFDQLIGQTQPVAHNQTPAERYPTIISPSSKHHFGRLYAEDYRIWRQLRAQTEVEFDLLYDPLMWRLLRHWLPTQPDKSLLYIHQGGLLGNESMLARYQRQFGHSLA, from the coding sequence ATGAAACTTGCCGACAGTCCCGTTACCGTCCATCAGTTTGATGAATTTCCCTTTTATCTCAAGCGTGACGATCAGCTGCACGCACAGTTCAGCGGGAACAAAGCACGTAAATTTATGCCCTTGCTGGATCAGGCATTACCTAACATTCAGACCTTAATCTGTTACGGTTCCGCGCAAGCCAACTCACTCTATTCACTGGCCGCTCTGGCCAATCTGCGCGGCTGGCAGCTGGAGTTTTATGTAGACCACGTACCGGGCTGGCTGAAACAGAACCCGAACGGCAACTATCGTGCAGCGCTGGCGCTGGGCGCACAAATCATCGAAACCCGCACGCTGAGTGACTTACCCCCCAAACAATACATTGACCAATATCGCCACCCGGACAGTCACTGCCTGATGTTGGAAGAAGGTGGCCGCAGCCCAATCGCCAAACAAGGGGTGACGGCACTGGCTAATGAGCTGATCAACTGGATTGCCCGGCAACCAGATCAGCCATGGCGAGTTGCGCTGCCCTCGGGGACCGGGACAACGGCGCTCTATCTGCATCAGACATTAGCACCGCATGGCATTGAAGTGGTGACCTGCCCGTGTGTCGGCGATCAAGACTATCTGCTTGAGCAGTTTGACCAGCTCATCGGGCAAACCCAACCTGTCGCCCACAACCAAACTCCGGCTGAGCGCTACCCAACCATCATCAGCCCTTCATCCAAACATCATTTTGGTCGCCTATATGCAGAGGATTACCGGATTTGGCGGCAGTTACGTGCCCAAACTGAAGTGGAATTCGATTTGCTTTACGACCCTTTGATGTGGCGTTTATTGCGGCACTGGCTGCCAACGCAGCCTGATAAGTCACTGCTGTATATTCATCAGGGCGGATTGCTGGGCAATGAGAGTATGCTCGCACGTTATCAGCGTCAGTTTGGTCATTCGCTGGCTTGA
- a CDS encoding DUF1496 domain-containing protein, producing MNHKLIMAQAIVLLSSTLNSAAAQANSISVSTPKPAIVLDGGDMGKRVCYYEDKAYSEGAVLQVGEVYMLCQRASQIETNGPLKWRVFKAPETKTP from the coding sequence ATGAATCATAAACTCATCATGGCACAGGCCATAGTGCTGCTTAGCAGTACGCTGAATTCCGCTGCGGCGCAAGCCAACAGCATTTCCGTCAGCACGCCCAAACCGGCCATCGTGCTTGATGGCGGTGACATGGGTAAACGGGTCTGCTACTACGAAGATAAAGCCTATTCGGAGGGCGCGGTACTGCAGGTCGGAGAAGTGTATATGTTGTGTCAGCGGGCCAGTCAGATTGAAACCAACGGCCCGCTGAAATGGCGAGTGTTTAAGGCGCCGGAAACGAAAACGCCCTAA